One segment of Candidatus Bathyarchaeota archaeon DNA contains the following:
- a CDS encoding DUF763 domain-containing protein has protein sequence MRRVGSADLRLHPGYAPPWLVRRMIRLAGSIFAIMVDEYGPRSVLARLSNPIFFQACSNVLGFDWDSSGSTTVTCNAMKQALARADLGIRAAGGKGKHSLMAPTEIEEIGEVFKLSPEDTARIRYSSRMAAKVDNSAVQDGYQLYHHMIFVSRDGDWTVIQQGMNPEFKAARRYHWLSTDVRSFVVEPHQGIAGERIHDKVLDMTAHGSEGARRASVELVREGVNRLRRLYEEAANRQRVLTDWLPGSEATAAEGIPISYRVEPRGINWKAVEKAWRLEPQDYEELLAVPGIGPKTIRGLALVSELIYGEPPCWKDPVKYTFAFGGKDGVPFPVERRAMDEAIALLEEAVSRAKLDGGQRYRLLRKLADWRISLESEGNP, from the coding sequence TTGAGGAGGGTGGGGTCCGCCGATCTGAGGCTTCATCCCGGATACGCTCCTCCATGGCTTGTCAGGAGGATGATACGCTTAGCGGGCAGCATATTCGCCATAATGGTTGACGAGTACGGTCCAAGGAGCGTACTGGCCAGGCTCTCGAACCCCATCTTCTTCCAGGCCTGCTCCAACGTCCTAGGTTTCGATTGGGATAGCAGCGGCTCAACCACGGTGACCTGCAACGCGATGAAGCAGGCATTGGCCAGGGCCGATCTAGGGATCAGGGCCGCAGGCGGGAAAGGCAAACACTCCCTTATGGCCCCCACGGAGATAGAGGAGATAGGGGAGGTCTTCAAGCTTTCCCCTGAGGACACGGCTAGGATACGCTATTCGAGCAGGATGGCGGCTAAAGTTGACAACTCAGCGGTGCAGGATGGATATCAACTTTATCATCATATGATCTTCGTGTCGAGGGATGGGGATTGGACGGTCATCCAGCAGGGTATGAACCCCGAGTTCAAGGCTGCCCGAAGATACCATTGGCTCTCCACCGATGTGAGGAGCTTCGTCGTGGAGCCCCACCAGGGCATCGCAGGGGAGAGGATCCACGACAAGGTACTAGACATGACGGCCCATGGAAGCGAGGGCGCCAGGAGGGCCTCCGTGGAGCTTGTCAGGGAGGGAGTCAACAGGTTGAGGCGGCTCTACGAGGAGGCGGCCAACCGTCAAAGGGTGTTGACAGACTGGCTCCCGGGATCCGAGGCCACCGCAGCCGAGGGGATACCCATATCCTATAGGGTGGAGCCTCGGGGGATCAACTGGAAGGCCGTGGAGAAGGCTTGGAGGCTGGAACCCCAAGACTACGAGGAGCTACTTGCCGTACCCGGGATAGGACCTAAGACCATAAGGGGGTTAGCCCTGGTATCGGAGCTCATATATGGCGAACCCCCATGCTGGAAGGATCCTGTGAAGTATACGTTCGCGTTCGGCGGCAAGGATGGGGTGCCATTCCCAGTGGAGAGGAGGGCTATGGACGAGGCCATAGCCCTCCTGGAGGAGGCGGTATCCAGGGCCAAGCTGGACGGAGGACAGCGGTACCGCCTCCTACGTAAGCTCGCGGATTGGCGCATAAGTCTAGAGTCTGAGGGAAACCCCTAA